One Flavobacteriales bacterium genomic window carries:
- the kynU gene encoding kynureninase: FFFPQHEGRECIYFTGNSLGLQPKGVKAYLEEELEDWAKHGVEGHFRARRRWVDYHEFFSQSLARLVGAKKEEVVAMGSLTANLHFLMASFYRPEGKRTKILCEKKAFPSDAYALDSQARWHGLDPDETVIQVGPREGEHLIRLEDILTKIEELGEELCMVMIGGVNYYSGQLFDMQAITEAGHRVGAKVGFDLAHAAGNVPIQLHDWKVDFAAWCSYKYLNSSPGGVAGIYVRDVHAQDPETIRLAGWWGHNKERRFLMEPDFDPIPTAESWQLSNAPVMTMACHRASLDLFDEAGMDRLRAKSLVMTDYLEYVIGEVSKESSSGGFEVITPSAHGERGCQLSILAHGQGRPLFDKLTEKGVIADWREPNVIRIAPVPMYNNFEDVYRFGVALRESLG, from the coding sequence GTTCTTTTTCCCACAACACGAGGGCAGGGAGTGCATCTATTTCACGGGCAATTCACTCGGACTTCAGCCCAAGGGGGTCAAAGCCTATCTGGAAGAAGAATTGGAAGATTGGGCCAAGCATGGGGTAGAAGGACATTTCAGGGCCAGGAGGAGATGGGTGGATTACCATGAGTTCTTTTCGCAGTCCTTAGCACGGCTGGTCGGGGCCAAGAAGGAAGAGGTAGTGGCCATGGGTAGCTTGACAGCCAATCTCCATTTCCTGATGGCGAGTTTCTATCGCCCAGAAGGCAAGCGGACTAAGATCCTCTGTGAGAAGAAGGCCTTTCCCAGCGATGCCTATGCCTTGGATAGCCAGGCCCGCTGGCATGGACTGGACCCTGATGAGACCGTCATACAGGTGGGCCCTCGCGAGGGAGAACACCTGATCCGACTGGAGGATATACTCACTAAGATCGAAGAACTCGGAGAAGAACTCTGTATGGTGATGATCGGAGGGGTGAACTACTATTCAGGTCAATTGTTCGACATGCAGGCCATTACCGAGGCCGGCCATCGGGTAGGTGCTAAGGTGGGATTCGACCTGGCCCATGCGGCTGGGAATGTCCCTATCCAATTGCATGACTGGAAGGTGGATTTCGCTGCTTGGTGCAGTTATAAGTATCTGAACTCGAGCCCTGGAGGAGTGGCGGGTATCTATGTACGCGATGTCCATGCACAAGACCCTGAAACAATCAGATTGGCCGGATGGTGGGGGCACAACAAGGAACGCAGATTCCTCATGGAGCCCGATTTCGACCCCATACCCACTGCAGAAAGCTGGCAGCTGAGCAATGCTCCTGTGATGACCATGGCCTGTCATCGGGCTTCCCTCGACCTATTCGATGAAGCCGGCATGGACAGACTCCGGGCCAAGAGTCTAGTCATGACCGATTATCTGGAGTATGTCATAGGCGAGGTATCCAAAGAATCTTCCAGCGGTGGTTTCGAGGTCATCACCCCTTCCGCCCATGGCGAAAGGGGCTGCCAGCTGAGTATCCTGGCCCATGGTCAAGGTAGACCCCTATTCGATAAGCTCACTGAAAAAGGAGTCATAGCCGATTGGCGAGAGCCCAATGTCATCCGCATAGCTCCGGTGCCTATGTATAACAACTTTGAAGATGTATATCGCTTTGGAGTGGCATTGCGTGAGTCCTTAGGCTAA